The following is a genomic window from Gadus morhua chromosome 23, gadMor3.0, whole genome shotgun sequence.
cgtgaggggggggggggggggggggtgcatcaCATCTctggacggagggagagagagagagagagggagggagggatgattgagatgatggtggtggtgatggtgatggataGAGACAACAGATGTGGGATTAGCGATTTGTTCGTCTAATTCCTGACATCCAGGAGGCCGTTGTGAATCTTTGATGAAACCCTATATTTACTTTGATCAAGgtattacgcacacacacacacacacacaagtgcatgcacacgcaagaacacacacacaaacacacacacgcgcgcgcgcgcacatactcaaacaggcacacaagtgcatgcacacggaaggacacacacacacacgcacgtactcacacacaagcatacttacacacacacgcgcgcgcgcgcacgtactcaaacaggcacacaagtgcatgcacacggaaggacacacacacacacgcacgtactcacacacacgcatacttacacacacacacacacacacacacacacacacacacacacacacacacacacacacacacacacacacacacacacacacagagtctgtGCTGACAACAGCTTCATGCATATCAGCGTATTGGAACCAGCATCCCTTGAGCGGGAtgtgggcgggggggttgggttGCCCGGGCCCAAGGGTCAGATGATGTTTGCTCGGGTTTCACCTCCTCCACGTTGTTTGCTGGAAATGCCTTCTCCCAGCAGCGGTCGTTGCAGACGTCTATCTGTCGCCTACACGCGTGTATTGAGTACGGTGCCGGTAACGGTAGGGCGATAGTCGCCGTGTTCCTGCGTGTGTTCTCATTCCACCGCgacgcccgtgtgtgtgtgtaccggggACACGGACTAATGGTGCGGCCGCGGTCATTCTAATGAAGTATGGATTTCCTCTGATTCAATTCAATCCGTGGAACTGTTTGGAACACTTTATCAAACCGTATTTTCTGCTcgtcgaagggggggggggggggaggggaagactGGGTTTGCATGTCCTGAAGAAAGATAGGAATCAAGAAAGCACAAAGAAAGAATAATAAAGACAGACCTGGCTTCTCGTCTCTCTGATGAAGTTGGGagcttggggtgggggggggggagatgcttTGATCCTAATCCCTCCTGAGAGCCACACTTCCTTGCCGGTAAAgcgggggggtgtgggggggggtggcggatGGGGTGTACATCACATCCACTCTGATTAAAGAGAAATATGCATCAGCGTATAGCGCTGCTCCGTTTTATCTGAGGCTGCGTGGAGACGGCGCGCGACGCGACCGCGCCGCTACGCGCGCGGAGGTGCCTGATGTCGCACCTTTATGTCGGCTCCTCCAGCACTGATCACCTGCGGTGGGGCTTTGAAATCCTCCGTCTTTCAGGTACGGAGTGGTTTGAAGTTCAGCGCAGGCTTTGAGTGGAGATCTGCCTGACAGCGGCAGGCCGCGCGTCAGTGGAGTTCAGTGGCGGCACGTCGCTCCGAGGCAGGGGATTGAACGGGCGTGCCTTTCCACGGGACCGgacccctctgacctctgacctgtgatGCACGGTCACGTTCTTCTGCAGCAGTCAGAGGAGAGCCTCTGCACTCTTCACCGGTGCTCGGGGCCTTCTGCAGCAGGATTTCTGTTCGTAAACCCTCTCGCTCGTTAGTATTATTTTCTTAATATAAACTAACCAATCTCTCTAAACTAACCAATATCTCTAAAATTACCTCTCTAAACTAACCTTTGTATATGGGTACATGTCAACGAACCGATCTCTCTAAATTAACCTATGTATCTAAACTAACCTACCTCTCTACTCATCAACTATCCTCTCTCTAAACTAACCTATGTATATGGGGACATCTAAACTACCCTATCCCTCTAAACGATGTATGACCTTTACAGAGAGATTATTCCCAGTCTAATGATGGATGGGGTCTCGGCAGGCATATTCTTGACTGCTTCGCACATCAATTCTGTTTTGATCGAGGTGTTTAAGTACATGAGTTGATCGGAGTGAATACATTCTTGATAAAAGGAAGCTATTTCGAAGTGGCCCGTTTTGCTCTCCACATATAAAATCACCAACAAGTCTTCTGAACTTCAGCAAAGCATATCTTTATTGTCATAAACAAACAGAACGCGGTACACCAGTACAGtcacaagcacaaacacttGTCAAGTTTTACCTTATTTTGAGCCATTCAACATCTCTAATAACACTTTATGTAAGCTAATGTGTTACTTTTCACACCTTCCCATCGCCTTGTGCCAACAGACATATTTTTAGTTTTCATTCTTCCGCTCGCTGAGAGAAAAGAGCCGCACAATTCAACTGATTCCTCCTGGTTTAAATCGGACGAAGAAACGCAGAGTAAACATAGTTGTTTCTTCAGCGTGGATAGTTGGTTGTGGTTTGCAGTCTAAGCTCCTGTCAGTATGGACAGATCCGTATGGCTTCTGTTCTGCATTATTGGCAATAGTTTCTATTCCTCATTCGTGGGTTCTCTCTCTATCGGGGGACAGAAAGCAGCTAAATCACAAGTAACtctatgtaaatatatatatatcatgttgtctcaatatatctatatattcttTCTATAGAAGtctatatgtataatatatatctatatatatatatatcatttggGTAGGGTTTTGAAAACATTCAAGGTACATTCACTTGaccctgtatttttttttatcttcatAGAAAaggttcacacatacacacagtcggTGAGCACCTACTCACCAGGACATAACCTGTGGTGAGCACCTACTCACCACTCACAACACACTGACCACACCAAGAGGAAGGGAAACAGACTCGGCACTGGTCCTTTGACCGATCACAGACGACATACATGTGGGAACCACGCGGTTCAGGCTGGATGAGACGTTCCCTCCGTGGTCACAGAGATTCCCAGGAGCTTACACTAGCTGATGATATTTATGCAGAGGTTTTTGTTTCGGTGGATTTTGTACTTGATGAATGATGCTCTGTCATTGGTAACGCGCATTAGATTCACTTGTGACGACAGACCCCTTGGCATTATcgcagaaaaaacacaaagagatTTCTAATAATAGTTAGCGATTTAAACGATTTAGCGATTCAGACCCGACGAGACGATGACCTTGGTGTGTTAAAAGGCGACAAGGTCATCACATGGCTGCTGGTAGAGGAGGTCCCCTTcctgggtcaaaggtcagaggggACCCCAATGCTTCCTGAAAGAAATCGTGAAATGACCAACCCCAGTATTTCATTCTTCAGTGATTGTTAGTGACTGCAGTATTCCGACGTAGGGTTAGCGTACAAAAGTACATTTCTGAATCCATTGACGCCTGCCGTTATGAGAATCTAATGTCTCTATGTTTAACAACTTAATTGCGCGGGTTGATTCATAAATTACCCTTTTAAGAGGCATACTTAAATAAGCCGTAAAAAAATATCTGCGACAGGAATTTAAATAAAGCATTCCAAATTAAATGATTAGTGAAAACCAAACCAGTGCATTTAAATGAAGGACACGGGAAAAACTAACGTTTCACAAAACGGAAAAAAGGTTTTTCCCTGCGGGCACGATCCCTAATGAACGGCAACACTGAGCCCCGTCTTACCCCCAGGACCCGGGGCTGGTGGTCCTCGAGGACCTGGTCCTGGAAGGAGTCCCCCCAGGACCTGGTCCTAGAGAGACCCCCCCAGAACCTCCTGGTCCTAGAGAGAGACCTCTCAGAGACCCCCCTAGAGAGACCCCCCAGGACCTGGTCCTAGAGAGACCCCCCTAGAGACAGACCTCTCAGAGAACCCCCTAGAGAGACCCCCCAGGACCTGGTCCTAGAGAGACCCCCCTAGAGAAAgacccctcagagacccccCTAGAGAGACCCCCCAGGACCTGGTCCTAGAGAGACCCCCCTAGAGACAgacccctcagagacccccCTACAGAGACCCCCCAGGACTTGGTCCTACAGAGACCCCCCTAGAGAGACTCCCCAGGAGCTGGCCCTCGTCGAGACCCCCTAGAGAGACCCCTCAGGAGCTGGCCCTCgtcgagacccccccccctcagtgcaTCACTCAGAAGCGCCCCCCTTTTCCCTGTACTGCTGTCCTCACACCTGGACTGAGAGtatcacatccccccccccggtcctggATCAGTGCGGGCTGGGGGCGGGCGTGTCCAtgtcctccggctcctccccggccggggcggggggacgcgggggggtgggggggggaccctgGTAGCAGCGCAGGGCGTTCCAGAGCAGGCCGGGCTGCTCGCAGTGGTGGCGACTCCGCCAGTGCTCCAGCACCCCCTCCCGGGTCTCCAGCACCTCGCTGCACAGCACGCAGTTGAACGCCGTCCCGGGCCCCGCCAGCACGCCCGGCccggcgccggcgccggcgCCACATCCAGACCCACCGGCCCCCCCCGCCGGGGGGGGCCGGTGGGTCTGGATGTGCCGCCGGAGcttggagaaggagaagaactCCTGGTCGCAGCGGCCGCACTTGACCAGCTCTCGCTTCTTGTTGAACTGCCGCCAGTAGTGGGCGGCGTGCTTGACCAGCTCGTTCTCCGCCTCGCGCCCGCCGCGGCTGTCGCGGGCCCGCGGCGGCGTCTCCTCGCGGTGCACCTGCAGCAGGTGCAGCTTCATGCCGGCGAAGGTGGGCGTGGTGGCCTGGCAGCGGCCGCACTTGATCTGCAGCTCCACCGGGTCCACGGGGTCCTCCGATTGGTCCAGGGAGGCGGCCCTGGGGACGAGGGGGGGGACGAGGTGAGTAAAAGCCAGACGCCGTTCCGATACAATCCTATCCTTCCCGCTTCGATTTTTTTTAGAGTCGGTTCACTTACTGTCGACAATATCTAGAATTCAGAACTAGATAGtttacatttataatctataataatacatttgtattcttgtagttAATTGTGAGGTGAGCATCCAAGTGTCTTCTGAACTTGAGCTAATCTTTATTGTCATAAACAAACCGAACGCGGTACACCAGTACAGTCGCAAGCACAAACACTCGTCATGTTATCCCTTATTTTGAGCCATTCAACATCTCTAATAACACGTTATGTAAGCTAATGTGTTACTTTTCACAGCCTCCCATCACTTCGCGCCAACAGACTTTCAGCATCTATCTGTTTCCGACTACATGTTTCTCATTCCGACTCCCCGCATCCGACCGTTAACAAACGCAGCATATGACCGTAATGTTTGTGATGTTCTCTGCCTGTGTAGGATATGAGTCACATGATGGTATCGGATCAGAGCGTAGACTTGTGTAGTGTACTCGCCGATACCTGATACTGCATTTCCGTTTCGGGGGAATTTTCGAAAACCGGTATCAGTATCGGAACACCGCTGATCTATACCTCACGGGCAGAGAGCCCACACATGTTTCTAGGGGATCCCCCTCTTCTACGGCATGCTGTGGCTCACCCCGCCACGGCCACGTCGTCCTCGTGGTGGCTGATGGAGGGCTCCACCGTCAGCACCACCTTGTGCACCTCCCGCAGGTGGCTGAAGTACACGCCCACGTAGCCGAAGGCCTTGTCGCAGAACTCGCAGCGCAGCGTCTTGAGCGGCCAGCAGTCCGAGTGGTGCAGCTTGGTGTGCGTGCTCAGGCTGCCCGAGTGGGCGTAGGCCTTGCGGCAGAAGGGGCAGACGTAGGGCCGGCTGTTGGTGTGGCTGTTCATGTGGCTCTGCAGGTGGTGCTTGAACTGGAAGCAGCGGCTGCAGGTCGGGCAGCGGTGCAGCGGTCGCCCGCCCATGAACATCCTCTGGTGGGGGGCTCCGCCCTTCAGCTGGAGGGCCaggggggccggcggcggcggcggcggcggcggccggccgTTGGGGGTGCTGGGCGTGTGGCCGGGGAGGGGGTTGCCTCGTAGGAGATCCTGCTCCAGGCAATCTGAGGTAACGGCCGGCGGCGGCAGGCTGCGCAGCTGGGGCACCGTCTCCATGACGAGCATGGGCTTGGGCCGGATGCTGCGGTACTTCTTGGTGATGTCCACCTCGCTCGGCGGCGAGGCCGCGGCCGTGGCCGAGGCGCCGGCCGGGGGCTTCTCCGGGACCCTCCGGCGGAAGAAAGACAGGGACCTCTTCCGCCGCGCCTCGAAGGTCAGCACGTCCTCCGTGGTCTTCCTCTTGCGGCCCCTCTTCTTGCCGGGGGCTTTGTGCGGGGCGCCCAGGACGGGCAGGAAGGGGGTCCGGGGCTGGGCACCGATCAGAGGGGTGGGCAGCGGGCTGACCACCAGGGGTTCGGTCTTGAAGGAGGTCTGGGCTGCGGTCTCAGAGGTGCTGGAGAGACCCAGCTGTCCGCAGAGAGCCTTGGTCTCCGGGGATGCGGCGCT
Proteins encoded in this region:
- the znf438 gene encoding zinc finger protein 438, whose translation is MSSSACVEMSVAVSFPSVEVCRPFRRQAATPLTVDAGPSWSVLQAAVETRASCPMKSLQFRNIAPKAPAAVVSCPPQALLPCPPPSAVPDAASSPCPKSIMVPGQNYALMQIAGQDGTFSLVALPPSVSPQTPHPQQQQAPPVQNNPKLPIPRYPPMRSKGASEKTKPPPPPPPPPSPTAKTLPKVAMATRARSTDAPPPVVKRKLLESKDFREPPPPPPPHKELSEQVILIDPTASEISVSPLLPENAVLFPGPPLELDVPPQRPPPPAAAAVADVVHSLLYPPAPPANVSHSKAPEEVKKEPRPCQPRPPAAASITVLSPAIFSKAVQIIPSPPKGKLPIAPYSKMKSALVPAAKLSAASPETKALCGQLGLSSTSETAAQTSFKTEPLVVSPLPTPLIGAQPRTPFLPVLGAPHKAPGKKRGRKRKTTEDVLTFEARRKRSLSFFRRRVPEKPPAGASATAAASPPSEVDITKKYRSIRPKPMLVMETVPQLRSLPPPAVTSDCLEQDLLRGNPLPGHTPSTPNGRPPPPPPPPAPLALQLKGGAPHQRMFMGGRPLHRCPTCSRCFQFKHHLQSHMNSHTNSRPYVCPFCRKAYAHSGSLSTHTKLHHSDCWPLKTLRCEFCDKAFGYVGVYFSHLREVHKVVLTVEPSISHHEDDVAVAGAASLDQSEDPVDPVELQIKCGRCQATTPTFAGMKLHLLQVHREETPPRARDSRGGREAENELVKHAAHYWRQFNKKRELVKCGRCDQEFFSFSKLRRHIQTHRPPPAGGAGGSGCGAGAGAGPGVLAGPGTAFNCVLCSEVLETREGVLEHWRSRHHCEQPGLLWNALRCYQGPPPTPPRPPAPAGEEPEDMDTPAPSPH